In Pseudomonadales bacterium, the sequence ACGTCCGCTGTGGGCCCCCAGCAGCCGCACCTGCCGCCGCCACAGCGGCTCACCGGCAGCCACTTCCAGCAGCGGCATCGGCGTGCTGCTCCGTACCGGCTGTTGCTGCTGCTGTTCGATCCGGATCGGCTCCCAGAAATAGGCTTCGAGGGTCTTGGTCACCGTGCCGTCGGTGACCAGCAGCGTGCGCAGGATCGGTGGCAGCGCGGCAAAATCGACTGCGGTGACATCCGTGGCCGAAAGGGTGCTCTCCGGCATCCAGCCCTTGCTGTTGAAAAGCGTCATGTCGGCTCGCATCACTGAAAAAGAGGGCGGTGTCGCTGCGGGATTGTATCATCTGCCCACGCCACTCCTGTTTCGCAGACGAGCCTCGCGGGCGCCGATGAGCACGACCCTTTCACTCTGGCGCTTCGCCGTCGACCGTTATGCCCGGCCGCAGGTGCGGCAGCACTGCCTGCAGTTGCAGGATATGCATGGGCTGTCGGTCAACTGGCTGCTCTGGCTGCTCTGGCTCGAAGCGCAGGGCCGGCAGGCGACGCCAGCGCTGCTCGATCGGGCCGAGGCCGACACCGGCCGGCTGCGCCGCCAGCTCATCGAACCGCTGCGGCAGATGCGACGCAGCCTCGACCAGCAGGACGAGGCGCCGCTCAGACGGCAGATCGGTCGGGTCGAGCTGACTGCCGAGCGGCTGGAGCTGCGCCGGTTACAGCGGTTGCGGCCGCTGGCCGTGCCGATCACTGCGGTCGACAACCTGCATGGCTATCTGCACTGGCTGGCGCCGGTCGATCCGGCACCGATCGAGCCGCTGCTGGCGGCATTGCGGCTGCGGGTGCTGGCGGACCCCACGCCTTCGCTGCAAAACGGAGCGCCACCGTCGTGAATACGCAACTCTGCATTAGCGG encodes:
- a CDS encoding TIGR02444 family protein, producing the protein MSTTLSLWRFAVDRYARPQVRQHCLQLQDMHGLSVNWLLWLLWLEAQGRQATPALLDRAEADTGRLRRQLIEPLRQMRRSLDQQDEAPLRRQIGRVELTAERLELRRLQRLRPLAVPITAVDNLHGYLHWLAPVDPAPIEPLLAALRLRVLADPTPSLQNGAPPS
- a CDS encoding DUF98 domain-containing protein — protein: MTLFNSKGWMPESTLSATDVTAVDFAALPPILRTLLVTDGTVTKTLEAYFWEPIRIEQQQQQPVRSSTPMPLLEVAAGEPLWRRQVRLLGAHSGRCYALGLSFLRLDVLPEPLQQALRAGRLGIGELLRESTLESYRRIVSIGHVAADHPADPGPGQWIERTYLIQTGGRPAIQVTELFPLALYRSLAN